From one Perca flavescens isolate YP-PL-M2 chromosome 4, PFLA_1.0, whole genome shotgun sequence genomic stretch:
- the synpra gene encoding synaptoporin, protein MDTSDQLASVGTFQVLKLPLGFIRVLEWLFAIFAFATCGGFSGQLRVSVDCMEKALSNLSIGIDFAYPFRLHQVSFEAPVCEGIRRERVFLIGDYSSSAEFFVTIAVFAFLYSLMATIVYIFFQNKYRENNRGPLIDFVVTVVFSFMWLVSSSAWAKALSEVKMATDPDEVQLLISACKVQTNKCGSLHGPRWSGLNTSVVFGFLNFVLWAGNIWFVFKETGWHKGTTRLAGGASEKQSNTFNQEHYNQGSFDQSGSYNTQGNLGQPSEYSQVGGPTSYSNQM, encoded by the exons CTCTTTGCCATTTTTGCATTTGCGACATGTGGGGGCTTCTCTGGGCAGCTGAGGGTTAGTGTGGACTGCATGGAGAAGGCCCTAAGCAACCTCAGCATTGGCATCGACTTTGCTTATCCTTTCAG GTTGCACCAGGTGTCCTTTGAAGCGCCCGTGTGTGAGGGTATTAGGAGGGAACGCGTTTTCCTTATTGGAGACTACTCATCCTCTGCAGAGTTCTTCGTCACCATTGCGGTCTTTGCCTTCCTGTATTCCCTCATGGCCACCATTGTCTACATCTTCTTTCAGAACAAGTACCGTGAAAACAACCGAGGACCACTCATT GACTTTGTAGTGACAGTGGTGTTCTCCTTCATGTGGCTGGTCAGTTCTTCTGCCTGGGCCAAGGCTCTGTCTGAGGTGAAAATGGCCACTGATCCAGATGAGGTGCAGCTCCTTATCTCTGCCTGCAAAGTCCAGACCAACAAGTGTGGCTCTCTGCATGGACCGCGCTGGTCCGGACTCAACACCTCAGTG GTTTTTGGGTTTCTCAACTTTGTTCTATGGGCTGGGAACATCTGGTTTGTCTTTAAGGAGACCGGTTGGCACAAGGGCACTACAAGGTTAGCAGGCGGGGCATCTGAGAAACAGTCCAACACCTTTAACCAGGAGCACTACAACCAGGGAAGCTTCGACCAGTCAGGGAGCTACAACACCCAGGGAAACCTCGGACAGCCATCTGAGTACAGCCAGGTGGGAGGGCCCACCTCCTACTCCAATCAAATGTAG
- the LOC114554186 gene encoding zinc finger protein 90: protein MADMATLHYLNAFISERLTAAAVEIFGAVEKTLTEYQGEISRSKQEIDQLKTLVLWPQVKLHRSVSSLHALSCHSAAHRVSAVCCDKEASPPGCRPPDVSLSTLHIKDEQERRADQQGPPSRQQGDTTVSPQFVKGEDLEEPPSDFCRTSAIEQTADIKAEPDGDELITSPSAREAEIPCGINPESSGLQREALKDPLEITHHGRDGLDGQQYTEQDWSPSQNHKDSDRPQIKEEKFPSFSPQEVTDHYYELPLQSESSYDEPNSSSSSHGPTGNNKTFYTAEKKRRAVVGEGCKLSALTVPQPSYYFSLDNTAAQREYGENTEAVVNGEWIKTLTPAGTRQKKKHNSNLRSRKRDSIGVKEDVNDLTRERRHTCPICAKRFKESGHLRDHVRIHTGEKPFQCKECGMNFRQSGTLTLHMRIHTGERPHQCSDCGRRFNRKGDMKTHRMTHTGERPHLCVLCGKSFKRKSNLNTHLKLHSEDKMDYTQPL from the exons ATGGCTGACATGGCCACTCTACACTATCTAAACGCGTTCATCTCTGAGCGGCTGACAGCGGCGGCTGTGGAGATTTTCGGGGCGGTGGAGAAAACGTTGACAGAGTACCAGGGAGAGATCAGCCGCTCCAAGCAGGAGATAGATCAACTGAAAACACTGGTGCTCTGGCCTCAAGTCAAATTACATAGATCAG TCTCGTCCCTACATGCACTCTCATGTCATTCAGCAGCTCATCGGGTCAGTGCTGTCTGCTGTGATAAGGAGGCTTCTCCTCCTGGGTGCCGCCCCCCAGATGTGAGCCTGAGCACCCTGCATATTAAAGATGAGCAAGAGAGGAGGGCTGATCAGCAAGGACCGCCCAGTAGGCAGCAGGGCGATACCACCGTGTCTCCTCAGTTTGTGAAAGGAGAAGATCTCGAGGAGCCGCCCTCAGACTTCTGCAGAACATCGGCTATTGAGCAGACAGCAGATATTAAAGCCGAGCCTGATGGCGACGAGTTAATAACATCTCCATCAGCCAGGGAGGCTGAGATCCCCTGTGGGATAAATCCAGAGTCTTCTGGACTTCAGCGAGAAGCCCTGAAAG ATCCGCTTGAGATCACTCATCATGGGCGGGATGGGCTTGATGGGCAGCAGTACACTGAACAAGACTGGAGCCCCAGTCAGAACCACAAGGACTCTGATCGCCCTCAGATAAAAGAGGAAAAGTTTCCATCATTTAGTCCTCAGGAAGTTACTGACCACTACTATGAACTCCCTCTTCAGTCAGAGAGCAGCTATGATGAGCCTAATTCTTCAAGTTCCAGCCACGGCCCGACTGGgaacaacaaaacattttacacagcggagaaaaagagaagagctGTTGTAGGAGAAGGCTGCAAACTGTCCGCACTGACAGTTCCTCAGCCCTCCTACTACTTCAGTCTAGACAATACTGCAGCTCAACGTGAATACGGAGAGAATACAGAAGCTGTGGTGAATGGAGAATGGATTAAGACCCTCACACCAGCAGGAACGAGgcaaaagaaaaagcacaaCTCCAACTTGCGCAGTAGGAAAAGAGACAGTATTGGAGTGAAAGAAGACGTGAATGATCTGACCAGGGAGAGAAGACATACTTGTCCCATCTGCGCAAAACGTTTTAAGGAATCGGGCCATTTGAGGGATCAtgtgagaatccacacaggagagaagccgtTCCAGTGTAAGGAATGTGGCATGAACTTTAGACAGAGTGGGACTTTGACTttgcacatgagaatccacacggGGGAACGGCCACACCAGTGCAGCGACTGTGGTCGGCGCTTCAATCGAAAAGGCGACATGAAGACTCACAGGATGACGCACACGGGGGAAAGACCCCATCTGTGCGTGTTGTGTGGGAAAAGCTTTAAAAGGAAGAGCAACTTAAACACCCATCTGAAGCTCCATTCAGAGGACAAAATGGATTACACACAACCGTTGTGA